The Ahaetulla prasina isolate Xishuangbanna chromosome 13, ASM2864084v1, whole genome shotgun sequence genomic interval GTTACCAAGACCCCTTCCAAAGGCCAGATGGAGCGCAACAAGGAGAACGTGTCTCTGATCAACAGAACAGCTATGAGCGGTGGGTGTACCCTGATTATAATTTTATTCTGCATTTAATGTTGTGCTTCTGATATGTAAACATGGCTGTGCTGCCTTAAGAAACATCTGTGCTGCTCATCTCAGAGGAAACCTAAGGTGGCCACTGCCCCTCCCCCAATTCTCATTCATGGGATGTTGAATCAAGATAGAGCTCCATGAGGCTGCTCTGCCTCCAGAGAAACACCTGTTGGACATGGCTTCTTCAAGGCCCACTCTCAGCAGCCGCAGCTTGGACAAACGTGGTCCATGGCCCACAGACCACGTCCTGCACCCTGAGATTCCTCTCCACAAAGTAGCAAACTCTcctgggccagtcagaggtggctgcATCCTGGTGCCCCAACTGGCCATATTTCCCTGGGAACAAAAGCATCCGTTGGCCCCACAAAACCTCtggccaagccccccccccatgcacctTACCTACCCCAGCCCCAGGTGTAGAGATGGCCAGCGCCTGAAAAAGAAAGGACCAGGGTGAGCCCTTCCCTCTGCAGCAAGGGGGGCAGCTGAAGAAGGGTTGCTGTCCCgaggcctcccccaccccccacccccgtgcgGGAGCCCCCAGCGACCATCTCCCTTGGTTTGCGAGGAGGGCCTTTGCGGGGAGGGACCCTCCAAGTCCCAGGAGCCCCTTTGCCCGCGCCggcgctgcctgcctgcctgccttcccaaCGCCGGAGGGCCGCTCACCCGTCACGGCGGCGGTGTGTCGGGACCCGCAGCTGACCCTCCGCACCTCGGCCTCCTCGGGCAAGTCCAGCAGGGCGGGGAAGGGCTGCACCGAGACGAAGGGCGCTTCGTCGCCTCCGGGCCCGTCCGCAGCCCCCACCACCAGCCTGTCGCCGCCCGGGGAGACGCTGCGCTCGCCAAGGGGGCGATTCCGCGGGGTCGAACCGGTCTCCTCGGCGGCCGCTGCTACTGCAGCCTCGCTGGCCTTTTTGGAAGGCAGCCCGAGCTGTCCGGCCTCGTTCCAGCCCCACAAGTACAGGTCGCCCGCAtctggaaggggggagggggaggtgtgAGTGGCAGTCGGGGGGGGCTTTTCCCCTCGCTCGCCTGCCCAGGGAAGGGGCCGCCGCGCCGCTCACCGCTGACGGCCGCCGAATGCCAgccgcccgccgccgcctccgccacGGCCAAGCCCTGCAGCGCCTCCACCGGCCGCGGCTCCCACCGGCTCTCCAGGTCGCCGTGGCCGAGCTGCCCGTGCCTGCGCAGAGACGGAAGGGCGGTCGGtcccgctccgctccgctcccctcccaccccccatatTCCCCGCCCGGCCTCACCTGCCGCCGCCCCACGAAAAGAGCGTCCCGCCGGCCGCCAGCAGCAGCGCGTGCTCCAGGCCCAGCAGCAAGCGGCGCGCCCGGAGGCCGGCGGGCAGCGCTGTGAAGAAGGGCGGCCGGGGGGCCACGTAGCCGCCGGGCACCAGTGGCAGCTctgcgggggggggaaggaaagggcgGGTCAGCTGGGcgacccctcctccctccctccctcctgccggcCGCCGCCCACCtatcgccgccgcctcctctgcccgcAGCTCCCTCCGCCAGGCCGGCCGGCCTTCCAGCAGCGCGTCCGGCGCCGTGGCGACGGGCCAGGCTTCCAGCGCGGCCTCCCGCAGCAGCAGCACGTGCGTCTCGGAGGGCAGCGCGTCCAGGCAGTCCCTGGGCAGCGCCGCCGCCACCGCGCCCTGCAGCCGCACCCGCCCCGGCCCGCCGGCCGCCACCAGCGCCGCGAAGCTCCAGCTCGGCCTCACGCGGCGCACCGGCCCGAGACCCTCCGCGGACAGCGGCTCCGGCCCGCCCACCGCACCGCCGGCCCAGCGGAACCCCAAGCAGAACCAGCCGCTCTCCCCGCCAGGCCCCGGCGCCATTCCTCCGGCAGGCATCGGCTGGCGGGCGGGCGCTTCGCTGCTGGGAGCCGGCCGGGGACGGCAGGCTCGGCCCTGCTCAGCCAGCGGTCCGGATCGCCGTTCCCCCCGCGCGGCAGAGCCCGCCAGCTCAGGGGCGGGTGACGGTCGTTGCCATCGCCGCTACGGCGCAGAGAAAGGCGGGCAAGCCCGGAAGCCGCGGGGTGGGGCCTGCGCGCTCGACCGACGGGCACGTTCTGAGCTGTTCAAATGGTACCATCAGATTACAGTTTAacatagctggaagggaccttgaaggccatctagtgcaaccccctgcccaagcaggagaccatacaccatttctgacagatggcagtccagtctgttcttgaaagcctccagggatgaagctcccacaagtccgaaggcaacttttgttccactgattgttcccacagtcaggaaattcctccttatttccatgttgaagctctccttgatcagtttctgcaactggtcatcatatgttttagtctccaatcccctaatcatcctggttgcccttctctgcactctttctagaatctcaacatctttttaaaagtgtggtgacaaaaactggatgcaggattaaggctttatagagtagtattagtacctcacttgatcttgattgtgtccctctgttaatgcaatttaggcttgcattggcttttttggctaccactgcacactgctggctcatatttaattggttgtccactaaggctccaagatcacctccagtgatgaagcacccacaatttctggacgcaatttctgttccactggttaattttcctcacagttaggaagtttctccttagttctgcgttgcttctctccttgattagtttccatccattgccttgGCTTCTGGggcttttcaaaataaattgtttccctcttttttgtggcagcccctcaaataacctggaatactgctatcatgtcacccctagtcctccatTTCTCTAGACTGGCTTTACGgtattcctgcaacctttcttcatatatttttgtctccaggcccttaatcgtcttagttgctcttctttgtattttttccaaagtctcaacctctttttttgtaacatgaccaaaattggttgcagtattcaaggattggttttactaaggatttataaagtggtactaatactccaTGTGATTTTGGTTCTATGCCcattatacaacccaggattgtattagcttttttagctgctgctgcatactgctgggacatgtttaagtgattgttcactaggactccaagatccctgtcacAATTACTGTttgtgagccaggtttcacctaatctatacTTGTATTTCTTTCATATAATgcagttccattttctcttttgttAGAACTGTTTCTTCTGAACAAGTTAAATTTCTTTAGCTGTATGTTCCAGTCATGAGTTTCACTCCACCAAGTTTCAGTAATAGCAACTATATCATATCTGCCTTCAAGTTCACTGTTTGTTCCCTAAACTTGGAGTATTAGTGTATAGGCATCTGAGTCCTTTATAGTTGACCCTGGGTTTGTTTCCTACATCTTCTGTTTTATATCtgagttttccttccttcccatcactcCCTACCtccctcaattttagtttaaaaccCTTTTGATAAAATGACTTctacaccaaactgcctctctCAGTTAAAGCTGAAGGAAATTCCTTTATTGTTGTTGCTCCAGAGTGGAATCAATTATTTAAATGATAAGAAAGCAATTTTAACAAAAGAGCAGGAACATCTTCTGAAGAATATGAGCCTTTTGACACGAGAAGTGCCTGGCATGCAAACTGTTAGCTATCTTATGCACTTGTTGTACTATCCTTCCTTTCAGTTTGGCTTGTGTCCAAaccccagaaaaaaataaaatattataatttttatctttGTGTTAAAACAGCAGCTGATGGGGAAAAAATCTTGGCAGAATGAGGTGGGTTGTTCTGAGTTCAAAActgaactccccccccccaattattcCTGATTTGTTTCAGCCGGGTAGCCTggcttgggagggagggagagatgctaCAAAGAAGGGAAACCCAATCTAAAGATGAGTCTTGAGGACATATTTCTCTTTAAGTTTATTTTGTAATTTATGACTAAGAAATTGGTGGGATGGTGGTTATTCCCAAAAAGCATCAACAAGTGTTTGGTGTTTCCTTTGGACAACAACCTTTCTCCCCACAACTGAGGTGAAGCActctccatccacccatccttcctccctttctagagTCAGCAGAAAACTTTACATCATGAACCATGTTGTCTCCATTGCTACTCTTAGCCTGCTTCTCCTGCCTCTGGTACCTGTCCTATGCATTTCTCCAAGCCTCATTGCCTAAGATATCTCACACGTGCTCAGGCTGCCTCGTGGAATGTGAAAATAAGGATTCACAAATACATCAGTCGCCTCTGCgactcttttagtccaacccctgctacagcaggagaccctacaccatttcagacaaaaggatgTCCAATCacctcttgaaaacctccagtgatgaagcacaaccaaagAGAGAGGCATGTTTGTGCCAAAATTTGGCTTTCTCCCCTTGCTCTCTTAACCTTGGCACAAACCTTTTCCAGGCCTGTCTGCATAATGTTGTTTTTATCTCATTGACAGCCACCTTCAAGGCCCATTGAAGCCAGATTTCCCCCCCAAATTCCTAAAGAATAAATCAagagaaattttataaattttgtttTTCAGAAAACAAAAGCTGGAGAAGAGGGGAAAATAAGTTTCTGTCAAGATTGAActgctttgcttctttcaaaccttaatgcttttcaacttgccaacgaactggggggagaggagggggacatAGAATGTCAAGAACATATGCACAGATCATGTGCTTTACCAAGCCATAACCCTGAAAGCAGGGAGCCACGATGAAACTATCTGGTTTCTAGGAGCCCCGAAAATACCTCGAAGTATACAATGAGGGTAATGGAGGTGCGCTGCATTTTGAAGTTATTGGAGGGTAGTTTTTCTCATTGGTACAGTATAAAATGGAGAATTCAGCAGAGTTCAACTCCTAGGCACGGACTAGACAGGGAGATCCaggttgttttcttggcaacagcatAGATGTTCTTTTCCATGCCATGTTTTATTTCCTGTGACCCTCAAGATCATCAGGATATCTAATTCTTTGCTGCTCTCCGAGCCTGtttccttgtagacatttcattaccaaactagataacatcatcactgTTATCTGTGCATCTGGACTCCACAGTtctaccctgagctacaaaggTTCTATTGCATCAGATATCGGCTGGCTTTGAGCAGCGCTTTACTCAAGTACTCCAGCAGGCTATGAATCCCAGCAAATGTGCTTCTTGCTCACACCTGCCTCCCTCCTCTTGTGGGTCAACCCCCTCCTGTGCTTCCAGATGAGGCAAACAGTGGTTTACCACTAATGTAGCAATGAAAGGGGGAAGAGACATCAGGAGAAAACTCCCCTAGGATGCGTCTGAATGACGCTTCTTTCAAAAGCCGAGCTCCACTCTCTCTTGTACATTCTCAAGGGAAGGGGCAAGAGAAGACTAGGGCAGGGAATTGGGCTTCTCCCCAACCTCCATGGAGTCCTTGGGCAAGTTCTGTTCTTAAGACTACAATAAGGAAATGAGAAGGAAGCAGGACAGACAGAGTGGCAGAAGGAAATTAGAGggcctgggtgctctctgaacttggctgttttcttgcacgtttcattactcaaactaggtaacatcatcagtgttggtaAAGGattgggtttgctctcagttgatgttctagtggcttgccctgtcagtgttggtggaggTGGTCTTAGAGGTTCTTTCATTTGGCAGCTCCTTGGTTGGGGTACTGTTTACTTGAttgaatttcctaacaatgagaacaattaaccagtggaacagcttgcctccagaagttatggaggctccatcactggaggtttttaaaaggaGGCTAGAAAACCATttggctgaaatggtatagaagagtgttggcaaaccttttcgacaCCATGTGCTGAAACGGGAACGTGCATCCACGTGCCGGAAACTTGAAGAGCAGCCATCGAGCATgtgcacgtgaagaccagctggctggtgcgcatccaCGCACCGGAAACGAAGTGTATCAATGAAGCGCCCCTCCCCGCCCACCACCAAGAACAAGCCAGCCCAGCCCACTTCTGCCAAGTGGCGCGCCTTTTATCCCAGCACTGGCAGATGTTCCTTCCATGTGGACTCGGCTCCGGAACAGCCCGGTtgccccagaagagcagcagcagcagcagggcgAGGGGCAGGAGTGACTGGCTGGCCCCCACAGCCGCTCCCCTACTGGGGAGCTAGGCCCTCGGCAGCATCTCCCTGCGTAAGGAGCTGTGCTCTCCTCTGGTCCTCCTGCGGCAGCTCACCTCCCTGACGGCGGCTTCTCCTCCAGCATCCCAGCCAGAAGTGGCAGCACAAGAACCACTGCCACCCCCCTGCCCTTGGCTGCAACAGGAGCAGAGGatggggtgggtggtggtggtggcagttCTCGCACTGTTGCTTCAGGCAAACTGCCCCAGGGGGGCCAGAGGAGAGTGCAGCCCCTCACGCATGGAGACACTGCTGAAGGCCCAGCTCTCTGGTGGGGGGAGTGGCTGCAGGGGCTGGCCTGTGGCTCCTACCACTCGCCCTGTGGATGCCACTGCTCTTCTGCCCGAGCCAGCCAGGTGCTCTGGACCACGGACTCACAATGGTGCCGGGGGCTGGGGCCACTCAAAAAGCCTGCTCAGGCCCTGGGCCACCTGTCCTGGCTGACAGCTCTGCTCCCCTAGGAAGCGACTGCTGTGATGCTCTCTCCGCATCTTTGAGCATGCAAGCTGTCGCTTTTTCAGGTTCTGGGGTGCCGGTCACACACGCaagagtgccagaaactggaagagcagctgcccggtgcacatgtgcacgccaggaagatgatcttctggtttcaaatgtgcgcatgtgcatgcgctaGAAACCTGAAAATCATTTTCctggcacatgcacatgcactggGCACcttctcttctggtttccagtgctcccgcacacatgaagaccagctggctggcacactggaacccggaagagcaatgggcaatggctcacatgcctggagaaatggctctgcatgacacttccggcatgcatgccataggttcaccatcacgggtatggagtctcttgctcaagcagggggttggactagaacagaggtcaccaactggtccgcgagaaaattttggtggtctgcagcacAGCccggtggaggagctgctctgtgatgaccaatggccagtcctgtgactagagctctggaatatgggaccggcCAGGTAGTTCGtggtggggctggaaatctctgccGTAGGGGGAAGTACATGGAACTTGCAACTTACCTCACTGGCCGGAACAAGGTAATGATGCTGTTGTGgcaagggtggggtgggtggggtggcagCGCAGGCAGGCTGAAGCAACGGGTgatggcaacctgtggctcttttgtccccctgctgtggcttcctgttgGATGATCCTAcaagctggccccgcccctcgcccacccagtcactcctcgcttgGCCTGAGAAGGGCAAGGTGAGGGATGGAggttcgctccatattccagagtgggagtgaagcttcatctcttgctgggtctTGTGGGcgtttcttccggcccttgttggtatTGCACGCACTTCGGTCACACTGGAGACTCAGAAtgaagagatgagagaaagagatactGTGtgtgagagatgagaaagagaggagagatgaAAGCGAGAGATactaagagagatgagagagaaactgagatatatacagagagaggaaagagagagatgagaaatgcccgtgttttgttttggatgagaaacgggtccaaatggctctttgagtgtttaaggttgcagaaacaggcggccaagctaagtgcctgaaggacccccatCCTGTCACTGGGAGTCTAGGTGCTTCAATGAGCAACGCGCTGGATTCATATtaatggtccacgggatttaaaattatgaatttagtggtccctcaggtccgaaaggttggtgacccctggactagaagacctccaaaatcccttgctATTATTCTGtagtctattattattatatattattatatattaatataataatattatatatatatattatataataatatataatattatatatatatattatatatttatatatattaatattattaatatattaatagatattaatataataatatatattattataaagtcTATTATTCTGTAGACTTCTGTATTTCTGATTAAGCCCAACCGCCCAACCAAGGTTTAGCTAAAACCTTTTCCTTTCTAATGTGGCATACGGGAACAGTCTGCCGGCTCTTGCTCAAGGTGCATCCATTGCACATTGGTAGAAGGCTTCGACTGGACCGTGGAGGTCTTTCCTGAAGCTCCAAGGAAGAAACGGACGCTTGGGAGTTGTGGATCACGGAGTTTATTTGGGCGCTTTCCCTCCAAGAGAGCGCAGGGCCAGCCAGGGGGCTCTTCTGTCTGCCCTAATGGGGTCTGCAGACTgggctctttttaagacttgtggccttcaactcccagcaaagctggctgaggaactccgggagCCCAGTTTGCAGACCCCCGGCCTAGAACTATTCCCACATCGTTTCAAAAGCCCAAGGAACGGAGAGGAGGCAGACACGGCGGCCTCTCCCATTCCTCTCCCTACAATCTTCGGCCGATTCGTGGACGAAGCTCTTTGGCCCTCAGCCGGCCGGCCGGGCCGACGGGGCCCCCTCGGTTCTAGTTCTCGCCGGGCTCCGCCGCGCCGCTTCTTCCCCTGCTCAGCCACGGGCTCCCTGGGCGGCTCCCGGGCGGGGGGTCCCGGGAGGCGGCCTCCCCCTCTGGCGACAGTCCGGGCGGAGCTCCGGGGCGGACGGCAGGCTCAGCGCTCCCGGGGCGACTTCGCGGGCGGGCGCCGGCGCGGGCGTCCTGCTTCAGGCCCCGCTCGGCCGACGGGCAGAAGCGGCTCTTCAGCACCCGGCGGATGACCTCGGGCGTCACGCCGAAGCCTTGCGCCAGCCGGCCGGCCGGCCACTCCCCGGGGAAGGCGCGGTGGAGGAACCtgcggagggaggaagggaggcaggccaGGGTCAGGCGGGGCTGGACGGGGCGAGCGGGGTCCGCGCGCGGCTCTCCTTACCGGATCTGCTCCATGGCGCGGAGGGTCAAGGTGCGCTCGGGGGGCTCCGCGGCCTCCATCACCTTCCGCAGCCGCCGCTCGCGGGCCTGCCGGGCCCGGCACTGCAGCCTCCTGCGGGCGAGAGGCGGGTCAGGCGGGgcggcgggcggggggggggcggcgggggagggggggggggcgcgcCTACCTCTCCAGCTCCTGCAGCTGCTCGTCCAGCGCCGGGACTCCCTTGTCGGCAAGCGCGgccgccaccccggccagcagcTTCCGCGGACCCGGCACCCGCGGGGGCTTCATGATCGGTAGGCGGCCCCGCGCTCGGCTCGGCCTCCCTGCGCCCCTCGCGATCGGCCCCTCCCCACAAAAGCAGCAGCAACGGCAGCCGGAGGAGCCCGGCGGTTCTGCGTCTCCCGCGCCTGCGCCTGGCTTGCTTCCGCCTCTCCTTCGCCCCTCCCGGAGCAgcctccccgcccctcccccccGAAGGGGAGGCGCGAGGGGGGCGGGGCCTTGCTTTGCGCTCGGAGCCTCGGACGTTCCGTTGCCGGCCTTCGGTTGCCTGCTTTGCGTCGCTTGTGTAAAAGCTTTTGCCGCAACGGTGGGCTGAGGAGGCTTCAGTCGCAGGTCTCTAAGGCGCCGCGGCGCCCCTAAAAGACGCGGTTGAAGTGCCCGTAACGCTGCTGGCGGCCCGCCTAGGCAACCCCGGAGGCCTTCCAGGGAGGCTGCcgagagctgagctgagctggggGAAGCCGGCGATGACGGAGCCGGACTGGGAGCAGCTGCCCACCAACAGCTTAACCTGTTTGCCTGAAAACCTCTCTCACAAAACATCCTGGGCATCCGGTGGCCGAACCGTTTGTCAGCCTCGAGCCCTTCTTCACCCTCAGCTGGGTTTTGCATGATCCGGCAAAGGAAAGTGTGGAATCAAAACTCAGAACCCAAAGCAAATAGCCAAGGCTCACCGCCGTGATCTCTCAAGATGCCACACACCTGAGGGGTCTCTTCCAAACGAATAATGGGAGACACACCCGGGCATTCACACATTTCAGAAAGAGGACGCACACTTCTGCATTCACAAGTAATATGATAGATCTCAGGTTACTTCTGTTGCCTATAGGAGGAGTTCTGGTCTTAGAAGAAACGTTTGCATCTTCAAATTCAGGGGATGCAGTGAGAATGTTCCTTAAAACTAGTTTTTGTCTGAAACGGTTTCATTCATTTGCAAACTCTTTCCCTCCACAAAAGCCAGTGTCCCCTTAGAAAGAACTGAGTTTCAGTTCCTTCCATGGTTTATAAACTGTAGAGCTGACTTAACAGGATCAGCTTTCAGGCCTTGTTTAACAAACAATCAACTATCaaactatcaaaaacagcaccacaaaaaacagattaggaacacaagttaaaataggggaaaaaatggtaagtgaacacctgtctaccctattACACCCcatggttctgaaggaactggcagacgagatctcagaaccactcaactatatcttccaaagatcctggagcacaggggaactgccagaggactggaaaagagctgatgtagttcccaccttcaaaaaagggaaaaaaacagatcccagaaactacagacctatcagcctgacctcaataccggggaagattctggaaaagataatcaagcaacgaatcaccaaacacctagaagcaagcaaagtaataaccaaaagcctacatgggtttgtcaaaaacagatcatgccagactaatcttattgcattctttgacaaagtgacaaaattaggggaccagaggaatgctgtcgatataatttacttggacttcagtaaagcatttgataaaatagaccataacctactactagataaagtagaaaaatgtgggttagacagcaccaccagcagatggatttgtaactggctgaccaaccgcactcaacgtgtagtcctcaacggaactacatccacatggagggaagtatgcagtggagtaccccaaggctctgttttaggcccagtactcttcaacatctccaTCAataacttggacgaggggatatatggggaactcatcaaatttgcagatgacaacaAGCTgggaggaatagccaacactccagaagataggctcaagatacagaaagatcttgacagacttgaacattgggcgctatctaacaaaatgaaattcaacagtgaaaaaagtaaggttctacatttaggccaaaaaaacaaaatgcacaggtaccgtatatgtggtaccttgctcaatagtagtaactgtgagagggatcttggagtcctagtggacaaccatttaaaaaagagccagcagtgtgcagcagctgccaaaaaagccaacacagttctaggctgcataaacagagggatagaatcaagatcacgtgaagtgttaataccactttataatgccttggtaaggccatacttggaatattgcattcagttctggtcaccacgatgtaaaaaagatgttgagactctagaaagagtgcagagaagagcaacaaagatgattaagggattggaggctaaaacatatgaagaacggttgcaggaactgggtatgtctagtttcatgaaaagaaggcctaggggagacatgatagcagcgttccaatatctcaggggtggccatgaagaagagggagtcaaactattttccaaagcaactgagggtagaacaagaagcaatgggtggaaactaatcaaggagagaagcaacttagaactaaggaggaatttcctgacagttagaacaattaataagtggaacaacttgcctgcagaagttgtgaatgctccaacactggaaatttttaagaaaatgttggatgaccatttgtccgaaatggtgtagggtatcctgcctgggcagggggttggactagaagacctccaaggtcccttccaactctgttattattattaaattgacAAATATCCATCCTCTGCCGCACTGAGAAAAATTAGAGGAGGTATTCTGTGGTTAACCTGTTTTTTTCAATTAACTTCTGGAAGAGAGGCTGCTTACACAAGCTAGCTCTTCCAGTTTACTAAGATAACAAGCTCACTTAAGGTAACAAATTAGGCAAGAAagtcagctgggtaac includes:
- the RCCD1 gene encoding RCC1 domain-containing protein 1 isoform X6, with product MPAGGMAPGPGGESGWFCLGFRWAGGAVGGPEPLSAEGLGPVRRVRPSWSFAALVAAGGPGRVRLQGAVAAALPRDCLDALPSETHVLLLREAALEAWPVATAPDALLEGRPAWRRELRAEEAAAIELPLVPGGYVAPRPPFFTALPAGLRARRLLLGLEHALLLAAGGTLFSWGGGRHGQLGHGDLESRWEPRPVEALQGLAVAEAAAGGWHSAAVSDAGDLYLWGWNEAGQLGLPSKKASEAAVAAAAEETGSTPRNRPLGERSVSPGGDRLVVGAADGPGGDEAPFVSVQPFPALLDLPEEAEVRRVSCGSRHTAAVTGAGHLYTWGWEELKLLGNTHLKKHLTIV
- the RCCD1 gene encoding RCC1 domain-containing protein 1 isoform X5 — protein: MPAGGMAPGPGGESGWFCLGFRWAGGAVGGPEPLSAEGLGPVRRVRPSWSFAALVAAGGPGRVRLQGAVAAALPRDCLDALPSETHVLLLREAALEAWPVATAPDALLEGRPAWRRELRAEEAAAIELPLVPGGYVAPRPPFFTALPAGLRARRLLLGLEHALLLAAGGTLFSWGGGRHGQLGHGDLESRWEPRPVEALQGLAVAEAAAGGWHSAAVSDAGDLYLWGWNEAGQLGLPSKKASEAAVAAAAEETGSTPRNRPLGERSVSPGGDRLVVGAADGPGGDEAPFVSVQPFPALLDLPEEAEVRRVSCGSRHTAAVTGAGHLYTWGWGVLPGPPSQCTKPRVLHRSDQQHNSPSSLT